From one Candidatus Methylomirabilis lanthanidiphila genomic stretch:
- a CDS encoding orotate phosphoribosyltransferase yields the protein MVKKAAILSVAVLCGMQAGLAMAAPNPDTGPGCGLGKLAWSDYQRQKDIAPQVMMATTNGTFGSTTFGISSGTSGCTNDGKIMGDSKTTMFAELNFENLSQEMARGQGEHLASLATLMGIPADQHGVFFAMTQERYTSLVKAGETSPVAMVKAINEAIAGHPVLAKASPR from the coding sequence ATGGTGAAGAAGGCGGCCATATTATCGGTTGCAGTGCTGTGTGGGATGCAGGCAGGCCTGGCGATGGCGGCGCCGAATCCCGATACGGGTCCAGGATGCGGTTTGGGCAAGCTCGCCTGGTCCGATTACCAGAGACAGAAGGATATTGCCCCGCAGGTCATGATGGCGACGACCAACGGGACCTTCGGCAGCACGACGTTCGGGATCAGCTCAGGGACCTCAGGCTGTACCAATGATGGCAAGATCATGGGCGACAGCAAGACAACGATGTTTGCAGAGTTGAATTTTGAGAATCTCTCTCAGGAGATGGCGCGTGGTCAGGGGGAGCATCTCGCCTCGCTGGCGACCTTGATGGGGATACCGGCCGATCAGCACGGCGTCTTCTTCGCTATGACACAGGAGCGCTACACCTCGCTGGTGAAGGCGGGTGAAACCTCTCCGGTGGCTATGGTGAAGGCGATCAATGAAGCCATTGCCGGTCATCCGGTGCTCGCCAAAGCCTCTCCCCGATAG
- a CDS encoding acetolactate synthase large subunit, which yields MTGAEAVAECLKAQGIELIFGIRGLHITPVAAAVKKRGLRFIEVRNEQSAAFMADAYARATGRIGVVLAGTGAGTAATMVGIQEAYCSSSPILLLASQIEQAHLHKGWGDVHEVKDQHGLISNVTEACYDVKSASDIPHCLHEIFSGMQGERPRPYGLEIAADILKEELNAPFFYQPAVRTPKLPGEARLEEAVEMIAQARRPVIYAGGGAIAPDAGHAITRLAELLHAPVLTSIKGKGVIPEDHDLSLGNLGTEEPVQALLTEADLAVVVGTRFSNRSTGKWSLRLPPRWVRIDLDERQFDKTHPHIQGREIVELVADARTALEHILVRFEQQPSRPQGFERSTILRTKRQTLDRLRTNYPTEVQLLEVIRSALRRDAIIANDSTVAAYWTRRYFEVYEPRSFLWAMGSGTIGFGLPAAIGAKLAKPESQVLALCGDGGFLFSCQELATAVKHRLAIVVLLFNDNAFGVVDYVERKAGHLFGDEALSNPDFIALAKSFGADAVKVDSLDAVGDALLEALTRNRLTVIEVPAVLQVPPDLA from the coding sequence ATGACTGGGGCAGAAGCGGTTGCCGAATGTCTGAAGGCTCAAGGGATTGAGCTGATCTTTGGGATACGCGGTCTGCACATCACGCCTGTGGCTGCCGCCGTCAAAAAGCGGGGGCTTCGATTCATTGAGGTCCGCAACGAGCAGTCCGCAGCCTTCATGGCCGATGCCTATGCCAGGGCGACCGGCAGGATTGGGGTGGTGCTGGCTGGGACGGGTGCCGGTACTGCCGCCACGATGGTCGGGATCCAGGAGGCCTACTGCAGTTCCTCGCCGATACTGCTCCTCGCCAGTCAGATCGAACAGGCGCACCTGCACAAGGGATGGGGAGACGTCCATGAGGTGAAGGATCAGCACGGTCTGATTTCGAATGTGACTGAGGCCTGTTATGATGTGAAGAGTGCATCGGACATCCCCCACTGCCTGCACGAGATTTTCTCCGGGATGCAAGGTGAAAGGCCAAGACCGTACGGCCTCGAAATTGCGGCGGACATCCTGAAAGAGGAGCTTAATGCGCCTTTCTTTTATCAGCCTGCTGTGCGCACACCAAAGCTGCCTGGCGAAGCGAGGCTGGAAGAAGCAGTCGAAATGATCGCTCAGGCAAGACGGCCTGTTATCTATGCCGGAGGCGGCGCGATCGCGCCTGATGCAGGTCATGCCATTACACGATTGGCTGAATTACTTCACGCCCCGGTCCTTACCAGCATCAAAGGCAAAGGGGTGATTCCGGAGGATCATGATCTGTCGCTCGGTAACTTAGGGACCGAGGAGCCAGTTCAGGCGCTCCTTACAGAGGCCGATCTCGCTGTAGTGGTCGGCACACGGTTCAGCAACCGATCAACCGGCAAGTGGTCGTTGCGGCTGCCTCCACGATGGGTCCGGATTGATCTCGACGAGCGGCAGTTCGATAAGACCCATCCACACATTCAAGGGCGCGAGATCGTCGAGTTGGTGGCAGACGCTCGCACAGCTTTAGAGCACATTCTTGTACGATTTGAGCAGCAGCCGTCACGCCCGCAAGGCTTCGAGAGGTCGACAATCCTCAGGACCAAACGGCAGACCCTCGACAGACTGAGGACGAACTACCCGACCGAGGTGCAGCTCCTTGAGGTCATTCGAAGCGCGTTGCGGCGCGACGCTATTATAGCCAATGATTCTACCGTCGCGGCGTATTGGACCCGCAGATACTTCGAGGTCTACGAACCCAGGTCATTCCTCTGGGCGATGGGAAGCGGGACGATCGGATTCGGGCTGCCGGCCGCTATCGGCGCGAAGCTCGCGAAGCCCGAGAGCCAAGTCCTGGCGCTGTGCGGTGACGGCGGATTCCTCTTCTCCTGTCAGGAGCTGGCGACCGCCGTCAAGCACCGGCTCGCCATCGTTGTCTTACTCTTTAACGACAACGCCTTCGGCGTCGTCGACTACGTCGAACGAAAGGCGGGGCACCTGTTTGGCGACGAAGCGCTCAGCAACCCGGACTTTATCGCCTTAGCGAAGTCGTTTGGAGCGGATGCGGTGAAGGTGGATTCGCTTGACGCGGTAGGCGACGCCCTGCTGGAGGCGCTTACGCGGAATAGACTCACCGTAATTGAGGTGCCCGCAGTCTTGCAGGTCCCGCCGGATCTGGCCTGA
- a CDS encoding acetylornithine aminotransferase — protein MNHWVELDKRYFMDTGHRRLEVTLVRGEGARVWDDAGREYLDFIAGWAACSLGHCHPVIQEVIREQASRLILASLDVYTTPQIELAELLLSTSGLAKIFICNSGAEANEGAVKLARKYGKLHLSGAYEVISALKSFHGRTLAMVAATGKPEYQAPFTPLPEGFTNVPYNDIAALRAAVRERTCAILLEPIQGEGGVRIPSEHYLQEVRALCDERGILLILDEVQTGCGRTGTLWAHEYSGIRPDIMTVGKGLGGGVPIAAFLANERAACFGPGDHGSTYGGNPLCSAVAAAVLRFILKEDLVGHAARVGGDFRERLLALRGKWDIVKEVRGRGLLLAVEFTRPVALAMAQACCERGLLVNPIPPQTIRFMPPLIIGRSEVDQAMVILEGAINQMAQVAASSEGAR, from the coding sequence ATGAACCATTGGGTAGAGTTGGATAAGCGGTACTTCATGGACACCGGCCACCGGCGTCTCGAGGTGACGCTCGTCCGAGGGGAAGGGGCGAGAGTCTGGGATGATGCCGGGAGGGAGTACCTTGACTTTATTGCCGGATGGGCTGCCTGTAGCCTGGGTCACTGTCATCCTGTCATTCAGGAGGTGATTCGGGAGCAGGCGTCGCGTCTTATCCTGGCCAGCCTCGATGTGTATACAACCCCGCAGATTGAGTTGGCAGAGCTGCTGCTGTCGACAAGCGGGTTGGCGAAGATCTTCATCTGTAACAGCGGCGCCGAGGCGAACGAGGGGGCGGTGAAATTAGCCCGGAAATACGGAAAGCTGCATCTGAGTGGCGCGTACGAGGTCATCTCGGCTCTGAAGAGTTTCCATGGTCGAACGTTGGCGATGGTAGCGGCGACAGGTAAGCCGGAGTATCAGGCGCCCTTTACCCCGCTCCCTGAGGGATTTACAAATGTTCCATACAACGACATCGCCGCCTTGCGGGCCGCTGTCCGTGAGCGGACGTGCGCAATCCTGCTGGAGCCGATCCAGGGTGAGGGCGGTGTGAGGATCCCGTCTGAGCACTATTTGCAGGAGGTCCGCGCCCTGTGCGACGAACGGGGCATTCTGTTGATCCTGGATGAGGTACAGACGGGTTGCGGTCGAACAGGAACGCTATGGGCACACGAGTATTCCGGCATCAGGCCCGACATCATGACGGTTGGCAAGGGACTGGGTGGCGGTGTTCCTATTGCTGCGTTCCTGGCCAACGAACGGGCTGCCTGCTTTGGACCAGGCGATCACGGCTCCACCTATGGCGGCAACCCGCTCTGCTCTGCCGTGGCCGCAGCGGTTTTAAGATTTATCCTAAAGGAAGACCTGGTCGGTCATGCAGCTCGGGTGGGAGGCGATTTCCGGGAACGGCTCCTGGCGCTGCGAGGGAAATGGGACATCGTAAAAGAGGTTCGGGGCCGAGGCCTGTTGCTGGCGGTGGAGTTTACCAGGCCGGTTGCGCTGGCGATGGCTCAAGCCTGCTGCGAACGTGGTCTACTGGTCAACCCGATTCCGCCCCAAACGATCCGATTTATGCCCCCGCTGATTATTGGCCGGTCAGAGGTGGATCAGGCGATGGTCATTCTGGAGGGCGCCATCAACCAGATGGCACAAGTAGCGGCCTCGTCCGAGGGTGCCCGATGA
- a CDS encoding amidinotransferase: protein MCRPDHYGIYYEINPWMDRNRQADRTVALRQWEVLYQLLTETLRVQVELLPSVPGLPDLCFTANAGLLVDNLFVSSRFRYREREAEVPHFTQWFLERNYRVACLPEPALFEGEGDALFCGDRLFAGYRFRSELQAHHLLAELVGMPVHSLELADPWFYHLDTCLCPLQPGRAAYYPDAFSPASQRLLKETIPELFPVTEVEARRFACNAIVVGQAVVMNADCPHLARTLAEAGYQVHEVETTEFLKAGGGPKCLALFLDREAT, encoded by the coding sequence ATGTGTCGTCCCGATCATTACGGGATCTACTACGAGATCAATCCCTGGATGGATCGAAACCGGCAGGCGGACCGGACAGTCGCCCTGCGGCAGTGGGAGGTACTGTATCAACTGCTTACTGAAACGTTACGGGTCCAGGTGGAACTGCTGCCTTCTGTTCCCGGGCTGCCTGATCTCTGCTTTACGGCCAATGCCGGGCTCCTGGTCGACAACTTATTTGTAAGCAGTCGTTTCCGATACCGTGAGCGTGAGGCGGAGGTGCCTCATTTTACGCAGTGGTTTCTGGAACGGAATTACCGGGTCGCGTGTCTGCCGGAACCCGCCCTTTTTGAAGGAGAAGGGGATGCGCTCTTCTGCGGAGATCGCCTGTTCGCCGGGTACCGCTTTCGTTCAGAACTGCAGGCCCATCACCTGCTCGCGGAGCTTGTGGGGATGCCGGTCCATTCCCTGGAGCTTGCTGATCCGTGGTTCTACCACCTGGACACCTGCTTATGCCCGCTTCAGCCAGGCCGGGCAGCATACTACCCGGACGCGTTCAGTCCTGCCTCGCAGCGGCTCTTGAAAGAGACGATCCCTGAGCTTTTCCCGGTGACGGAGGTAGAGGCGAGGCGCTTTGCCTGTAATGCGATCGTGGTTGGACAGGCGGTGGTCATGAATGCGGACTGTCCTCACCTGGCCCGGACGCTCGCCGAGGCCGGGTATCAGGTTCATGAGGTTGAGACGACAGAGTTTCTCAAAGCCGGGGGCGGGCCCAAGTGTCTGGCGCTGTTCCTGGATCGTGAGGCAACATGA
- a CDS encoding aldehyde dehydrogenase has protein sequence MNGKNYIAGSWVEAVGGARFESRNPARFDQVLGAVALSNREDAEQAVAAAKTAFPYWRGLSRVKRGEYLDRFVEAIKAQTDEITRLVASEAGKAYNEAKADVVEGIHMAQYMFGHARLSSGQVVPSEIAEKDAYMFRKPKGVVAVISPWNFPFAIPIWLITPALLEGNTVVFKPSGNTPLVGEKIVECFERAELPPGVLNLVHGTGEDAGWPMVTHPDVEVVLFTGSYDVGSRIKEACVKDYRKMYACEMGGKNAMIICQDADLDLAVRAAILSAFKTTGQRCTSASRLLVHESRMEEFAAAFVAMARRIVIGDPLDPQVFMGPLISESAMKKVDFYNLLAKQEGAQVLLDGGRLEEGAHRQGYFFSPFIYRMAHRKDARVLHEEVFGPHVALIPFRTLEEAVTIHNDVEYGLACSVFTEDYRIARRLREECEFGVGYWNLPTIGAEVHLPFGGLKKSGTGVPASWPLLDLVTHKVAWTVGYSHEIKMAQGLSADV, from the coding sequence ATGAACGGGAAGAATTATATCGCAGGGAGCTGGGTGGAGGCGGTCGGAGGGGCCAGGTTTGAAAGTCGCAATCCTGCCAGGTTCGATCAGGTACTGGGCGCCGTGGCCCTGTCGAATCGGGAGGATGCGGAGCAGGCGGTCGCGGCCGCCAAGACGGCATTCCCCTACTGGCGCGGGCTGTCTAGGGTGAAAAGAGGGGAGTATCTGGATCGCTTCGTTGAGGCGATCAAGGCTCAGACTGACGAGATCACCCGTCTCGTAGCATCGGAGGCCGGCAAGGCGTATAACGAGGCAAAAGCCGATGTGGTCGAAGGGATTCATATGGCGCAGTATATGTTCGGCCACGCGCGGCTGTCTTCCGGTCAGGTCGTCCCCTCGGAGATCGCCGAGAAAGATGCCTACATGTTCCGCAAGCCGAAAGGGGTTGTGGCGGTGATCAGCCCCTGGAATTTCCCTTTTGCGATTCCCATCTGGCTGATCACGCCGGCCCTGCTCGAAGGGAACACGGTGGTCTTCAAACCGTCCGGCAATACCCCGTTGGTAGGGGAGAAGATCGTGGAGTGCTTTGAGCGGGCCGAGCTGCCTCCAGGCGTCTTGAATCTCGTTCACGGTACGGGAGAGGATGCGGGGTGGCCCATGGTGACCCATCCCGATGTCGAGGTGGTGCTCTTCACCGGTTCCTACGACGTGGGATCACGGATCAAGGAGGCGTGCGTTAAGGACTATCGAAAGATGTACGCCTGCGAGATGGGCGGGAAGAATGCGATGATCATCTGTCAGGATGCCGATCTTGATCTGGCCGTCCGAGCAGCGATATTGAGCGCCTTCAAGACGACGGGGCAGCGCTGCACGTCGGCCTCTCGACTCCTTGTCCATGAGAGTCGGATGGAGGAGTTTGCAGCGGCCTTTGTCGCTATGGCGCGGCGGATCGTCATCGGCGATCCCCTCGACCCTCAGGTCTTCATGGGGCCGCTCATCAGCGAGTCGGCGATGAAGAAGGTCGACTTCTATAACCTGCTGGCAAAGCAGGAGGGGGCGCAGGTATTGCTGGACGGCGGGCGCCTGGAGGAAGGCGCCCATCGGCAGGGCTACTTCTTCAGCCCCTTCATCTATCGCATGGCGCATCGAAAGGATGCCAGGGTGCTCCACGAGGAGGTCTTTGGACCCCATGTCGCCCTGATCCCCTTCCGAACGCTGGAAGAGGCCGTGACTATCCACAACGATGTGGAGTACGGCTTGGCCTGCTCTGTGTTTACCGAAGATTACCGGATCGCCCGTCGTCTTCGAGAGGAGTGCGAGTTTGGTGTCGGCTATTGGAATCTGCCTACCATCGGGGCAGAGGTACATCTGCCGTTCGGCGGACTGAAGAAGAGCGGCACAGGCGTCCCGGCATCCTGGCCGTTGCTGGATCTTGTCACGCACAAGGTGGCGTGGACCGTCGGTTACAGCCACGAAATCAAAATGGCGCAAGGTCTGAGCGCCGACGTGTAG
- a CDS encoding dioxygenase — translation MITHVPKMVNLTRTERRVRADYKTRLKNWHGSGRPPRGLSSYKLEFGAELLLEHPPTAIVGSVTTVPDHPLFKAYGEQPIKEDRPFQRRAFHVAENTTSNSFVPILTSNDITIRVCNGDFGEVRKWQLPARHADCHELYFIHRAQHPLSLITDFGLFEEVREGDFMYLPRGVTYSFLLTGRVSILLYEIPKRLCRPYDYWMGDQQPWPFSPAAPIPSEPTPLAELHPPLGGEGATQIVVKRRGGSSTLLTYTAPPFDVVAWEGEVWPFILHLDDLAALSSPNVHLDPKKLTVFVSEDEGAAIQAFLPRWIHSLPYHHLNWVDEALFNHKGYGARPELTDGFMTLHPAGLAHGPDLRTLTTTTREDAPNPHNLPFREEVAVMVESRSPFVVSEDAEKVEVEGYDQSWYRQSIEIP, via the coding sequence ATGATAACGCACGTGCCAAAGATGGTGAATCTGACGCGGACCGAACGGAGGGTTCGAGCCGACTATAAGACCCGCCTCAAGAACTGGCACGGGAGCGGGCGCCCTCCGAGGGGTCTTTCGAGTTACAAGCTCGAATTCGGTGCGGAATTGCTGCTGGAGCACCCTCCAACCGCCATCGTTGGAAGCGTAACGACCGTCCCTGACCATCCCTTATTCAAAGCCTACGGCGAACAGCCAATAAAGGAAGACCGTCCTTTTCAGAGACGAGCCTTTCATGTAGCAGAAAACACCACGTCCAATTCTTTCGTCCCTATCCTCACCAGCAACGATATTACCATTCGGGTCTGCAATGGAGACTTCGGAGAAGTCAGGAAATGGCAACTCCCCGCTCGTCATGCCGACTGCCATGAGCTCTACTTTATCCATCGGGCCCAACACCCCCTCAGTCTTATTACCGATTTCGGGTTGTTCGAAGAAGTTCGAGAGGGCGATTTCATGTATTTACCACGGGGCGTCACCTATTCATTTCTCCTGACCGGACGGGTGTCCATCCTCCTCTATGAAATCCCGAAACGGCTGTGTCGCCCTTACGACTATTGGATGGGAGATCAGCAGCCCTGGCCCTTTTCGCCGGCTGCACCGATTCCGTCGGAGCCGACGCCTCTTGCCGAGCTTCATCCGCCGCTCGGCGGTGAGGGGGCCACACAGATAGTCGTCAAAAGACGAGGGGGTAGCTCTACGTTGCTGACTTACACAGCGCCGCCTTTCGATGTCGTGGCCTGGGAAGGAGAGGTGTGGCCCTTCATCCTGCACTTGGACGATCTGGCGGCACTGTCTTCGCCGAACGTTCACCTTGACCCGAAAAAGCTTACGGTCTTTGTGAGCGAGGACGAAGGTGCGGCAATCCAGGCGTTCCTGCCACGCTGGATCCATAGTCTGCCGTATCACCATCTCAACTGGGTGGATGAGGCGCTCTTCAATCACAAGGGGTACGGCGCTCGCCCCGAACTCACCGATGGGTTCATGACGTTACACCCGGCCGGTTTGGCTCATGGCCCTGACCTTCGGACCCTGACTACAACTACTCGGGAAGACGCACCCAACCCTCATAACCTGCCATTTCGCGAGGAAGTGGCCGTGATGGTGGAATCCAGATCGCCATTCGTCGTTTCGGAGGACGCGGAAAAGGTAGAGGTCGAAGGGTATGATCAATCGTGGTATCGCCAATCAATTGAAATACCGTGA
- a CDS encoding putative kinase inhibitor protein, which yields MKAFYTLQPHVNFGTLQSNPTDPDKHMTAFLNKSARLMVMGCAALLIGAGGTTMELKSQVFQSGAMIPSNYTCDGQDVSPPLSWSDPPVGTISFALISDDPDAPMGTWVHWVIWNIPASTRVLEENFPKTASLPNGTKQGTTDFHRVGYGGPCPPSGTHRYFFKLYALDTTLNLPSSTTKKDLEQAMQGHILGQTELMGTYRRR from the coding sequence GTGAAGGCTTTTTATACCTTGCAGCCACATGTAAATTTCGGTACCCTTCAAAGCAATCCGACCGACCCTGACAAACATATGACGGCTTTCTTAAATAAATCGGCGCGATTGATGGTGATGGGGTGTGCGGCGCTGCTGATAGGCGCGGGAGGGACGACAATGGAATTGAAGAGTCAGGTATTTCAATCTGGTGCGATGATTCCGTCGAACTACACGTGCGATGGGCAGGACGTCTCTCCGCCGCTGAGCTGGTCGGACCCTCCGGTCGGAACCATAAGCTTTGCCCTCATCTCGGATGATCCCGATGCGCCGATGGGGACGTGGGTCCACTGGGTGATCTGGAATATCCCTGCGAGCACTCGCGTCCTCGAAGAGAATTTCCCCAAGACGGCCTCACTCCCGAATGGGACCAAGCAGGGAACGACCGACTTTCACCGTGTCGGATATGGCGGCCCCTGCCCGCCGTCCGGGACTCACCGGTATTTCTTCAAGCTGTACGCGCTCGATACAACACTGAATCTGCCGTCCAGCACGACAAAGAAGGACCTGGAGCAGGCGATGCAGGGGCACATCCTCGGGCAGACTGAGCTGATGGGCACGTATCGCCGCAGATAA
- the sixA gene encoding Phosphohistidine phosphatase SixA — protein MAIEKIVLHYLVRHGDAKSELEDPAKPLTDQGREEVRRVARYVACIGVEVAEIRHSDRLRARQTAEILAEHLMPRLGIREAEGLAPGAEPNRVRADLEDADESLMLVGHLPHLSRLISTLVLGNSEVEIIRPGTGTMICLVKIERAFRLQWILTPDLAQA, from the coding sequence ATGGCCATAGAGAAGATCGTGTTGCACTACCTCGTGCGGCATGGTGACGCGAAATCCGAGTTGGAAGACCCGGCCAAGCCGCTCACCGATCAGGGACGCGAGGAGGTTCGTCGTGTGGCCCGGTACGTTGCGTGTATCGGCGTTGAGGTGGCCGAGATCCGCCACTCAGATCGGCTCCGAGCCAGGCAGACCGCCGAGATCCTGGCTGAACACCTGATGCCGCGGCTCGGCATCCGGGAAGCCGAAGGTCTCGCGCCCGGCGCCGAGCCGAACAGAGTCCGTGCGGACTTAGAGGATGCCGATGAGTCGCTGATGCTCGTAGGCCACCTGCCGCACCTGAGTCGACTCATTTCGACGCTCGTGCTGGGTAATAGCGAGGTGGAGATCATCCGACCGGGCACGGGGACAATGATCTGTCTTGTCAAAATCGAAAGGGCCTTTCGGCTGCAGTGGATTCTTACTCCTGATCTGGCTCAGGCGTAG
- a CDS encoding membrane protein, translating to MRALLIMVLSGWVFGTLLMAFVATQNFRTVDRLLAAPTPAFSHAITPIGHDEARVVLRYLVSELNRLYFSAWGLTQLGLGAAVAVAAFGLRPLDRTMIAVTGTILVIAIVSLLLSQSLISLGRSLDFVPRTVVSQEMVRFRTLHIAYTALDLFKLTLCVWLLIRSTRQAGPVTMKR from the coding sequence ATGAGAGCACTGCTGATCATGGTGCTGAGCGGGTGGGTCTTCGGCACATTGCTCATGGCCTTTGTAGCCACGCAGAATTTTCGTACGGTCGATCGCCTGCTGGCTGCGCCAACGCCGGCGTTCTCGCACGCTATCACTCCCATCGGACACGATGAGGCCCGCGTTGTCCTGCGCTATCTCGTGTCGGAACTGAATCGGCTCTATTTTAGCGCCTGGGGACTGACCCAGCTTGGGCTCGGCGCAGCCGTCGCCGTCGCCGCCTTCGGGCTGAGGCCTCTGGACCGTACGATGATCGCGGTCACCGGGACGATCTTGGTCATCGCAATCGTGTCGCTGCTGCTCAGCCAGTCGCTCATCTCGCTCGGTAGAAGTCTGGACTTCGTTCCCCGAACCGTGGTGTCTCAGGAGATGGTACGCTTCCGGACACTCCACATCGCCTACACCGCGCTCGATCTATTCAAACTGACCCTCTGTGTCTGGCTGCTGATTCGCTCCACTCGTCAGGCCGGCCCGGTCACGATGAAGCGCTGA
- a CDS encoding cold-shock protein — MRVTGTVKWFNDAKGYGFIAREDGDDVFVHYSAISGSGFRSLNEGQAVEFDVVDGPKGKQAANVTRAA; from the coding sequence ATGCGAGTTACAGGTACTGTAAAGTGGTTCAATGATGCCAAAGGTTACGGGTTTATCGCGCGTGAAGATGGCGACGACGTTTTCGTGCATTATTCTGCGATTTCCGGATCCGGCTTCCGGTCGCTCAATGAGGGGCAGGCTGTGGAGTTTGACGTCGTGGATGGACCGAAGGGGAAGCAAGCTGCCAACGTGACCAGAGCAGCGTAG
- a CDS encoding mxaG (cytochrome c1) involved in methanol dehydrogenase (mxaG3) — protein sequence MRQKKSLVAMLILTLVTLGCVQSLTAQTQQEPAKATEPGQAPSVQQPTGSVAPAPADQQKPKKLNPFTGNPDAIKEGRQLYLQNGCPGCHGSGGGGAMAGATPFIRDSWKFGGDDDTYFKVIKGTYPGQTMPGVFGANLTDEQTWKIIAWIRSIYKGDPERIVW from the coding sequence ATGAGACAAAAAAAGTCGCTTGTTGCCATGTTAATCCTTACCCTTGTGACGTTAGGATGTGTCCAGAGTCTGACGGCTCAGACCCAGCAAGAGCCGGCGAAGGCAACAGAGCCGGGTCAAGCACCGTCCGTTCAACAGCCGACAGGTTCGGTTGCCCCCGCACCCGCAGATCAGCAAAAGCCCAAAAAGCTCAATCCGTTCACCGGAAATCCGGACGCAATTAAGGAAGGGCGCCAACTCTACCTGCAGAACGGCTGTCCGGGCTGCCACGGCTCAGGTGGCGGTGGCGCGATGGCCGGAGCTACGCCCTTCATCCGTGACTCCTGGAAGTTTGGCGGTGATGATGACACCTACTTTAAGGTGATCAAGGGGACCTATCCCGGACAGACTATGCCGGGGGTTTTTGGGGCAAATCTTACCGATGAGCAGACATGGAAAATTATCGCCTGGATCCGGTCGATCTATAAAGGGGATCCGGAGAGGATCGTCTGGTAG
- a CDS encoding ABC transporter substrate-binding protein — MNRRIIIANAFAVMMLLPFAGPALGSHITQLKVCGDPDNLPFSNKKSEGFENKIAEVIARELRTELIYFWWPHQRGLVRRALRPGLCDVMISIPQGWDQVLWTKPYYRSAYVLIYPKNRGFQIRSLDDPILKQLKIGVYINTPPAEALANRDIRANVVGYSLFDSGQTERSDKIIRDLIAGEIDVVLDWGPMAGYAVKQLNGSSPLEVVLLQGAEPGIPFTFEFSMGVKEGNKELKAELEEAISKRHAEIRKILEDYGVPLLPLLAREQFSKTEEKPGEIFYRRFDRDDPLPSY; from the coding sequence ATGAATCGCAGAATTATCATTGCGAATGCGTTCGCTGTTATGATGCTCCTCCCGTTTGCCGGGCCGGCGTTGGGGAGTCACATCACGCAACTGAAGGTCTGTGGCGATCCGGACAACCTGCCCTTCTCCAATAAGAAGTCAGAAGGGTTTGAGAACAAAATTGCCGAGGTGATCGCTAGGGAATTGAGGACAGAGCTGATCTACTTCTGGTGGCCCCATCAGCGGGGATTGGTCCGGAGAGCGTTGCGACCGGGACTCTGTGATGTCATGATCTCGATACCTCAGGGCTGGGATCAGGTGCTCTGGACGAAGCCTTACTATCGGTCGGCGTATGTGCTGATTTACCCAAAGAATCGCGGATTTCAGATCAGATCGCTCGACGACCCGATATTAAAGCAACTCAAAATTGGCGTCTATATCAATACCCCGCCGGCGGAGGCGTTGGCCAACAGGGATATCAGGGCAAATGTCGTCGGCTACAGCCTCTTTGATAGTGGCCAGACTGAGCGATCGGATAAGATCATCCGGGACCTCATTGCCGGCGAGATCGATGTTGTGCTGGATTGGGGGCCGATGGCCGGCTATGCCGTGAAACAGTTGAATGGATCGTCACCTCTTGAGGTGGTCCTCCTCCAGGGCGCTGAGCCCGGAATTCCTTTTACCTTCGAGTTTTCCATGGGGGTAAAGGAAGGCAACAAAGAACTCAAAGCAGAGCTTGAGGAGGCGATCAGTAAACGGCATGCCGAGATCAGAAAGATCCTGGAGGATTATGGGGTGCCCCTTCTCCCGCTCCTGGCGCGCGAGCAGTTTTCAAAGACGGAAGAGAAGCCGGGAGAGATCTTTTACCGTCGTTTCGATCGAGACGATCCCCTTCCCTCGTACTAA